In the genome of Pichia kudriavzevii chromosome 4, complete sequence, one region contains:
- a CDS encoding uncharacterized protein (PKUD0D05270; Pfam Domains: Redoxin(2.9e-25)) — translation MSIQAGSTLPPIPLYYLQPKIGDVCPYAPETIDVTKLEHPLLTVVVPGAFTPTCTENHIPPYLTTTAIDSLQNAGVKTVLILSVDSPFITRAWGDDLTRDKPEVLKYVQEGYIKFVSDAGAQWLSEVGLVGEPKDSFAKGGLRGLRTAILTDKQGKVTYVGTDLKRGSVEKSGIEAVLSALKK, via the coding sequence ATGTCTATCCAAGCAGGCTCTACGCTTCCTCCTATTCCATTATACTATTTACAGCCAAAAATTGGTGATGTCTGTCCATATGCGCCGGAAACGATTGATGTTACGAAATTGGAACATCCATTATTGACAGTTGTTGTTCCTGGTGCATTCACCCCAACATGTACAGAAAATCATATTCCACCATATCTAACCACTACTGCCATCGATAGCTTACAAAATGCCGGAGTGAAAACGGTGCTAATTTTGTCCGTTGATTCGCCATTTATTACACGTGCTTGGGGGGATGACTTAACAAGAGATAAGCCTGAGGTTTTGAAGTATGTTCAAGAAGGATACATCAAGTTTGTATCTGATGCAGGAGCACAATGGTTAAGTGAGGTTGGATTGGTAGGAGAACCTAAAGATTCATTTGCCAAGGGAGGCCTACGGGGTCTAAGAACAGCAATTCTTACTGACAAGCAAGGTAAAGTTACCTACGTTGGAACTGATTTAAAGAGAGGTTCTGTTGAAAAGTCAGGGATCGAAGCAGTTTTATCggcattgaaaaaatag
- a CDS encoding uncharacterized protein (PKUD0D05280; similar to Saccharomyces cerevisiae YHL020C (OPI1); ancestral locus Anc_2.557): MSDKSTSSTRQVVTRRQTMPTTDILENRSSECAPKAHTATPTAPIEDDLLIAATALEKLKHDTRPQQSTPRPSQSHKLLNKVIFHPIISNSINFVLEKAKSKDLDHGGCDGSDAIVQRRRARAEDASLEEPDHSTKKQKFSKDSTPLRNQISVRSATKHKSINDLRNSTLTLNIESRKKLTMLIQFLKLGNYQLNERIEKLIHSVDEKRDKLGVSKEELNIQQIKTDIVATIKKIVTVVSKVSADSLSEPARSKVKDAILNLPTNWATMLDNQDNTMDIPSSDDDDLEEHEADEKRQKSEHEYNDAKQTGDGNQGEKFVKEGEKEMEEKDETKEEIPTITVNHKTMFQRERKASISRRIMNSLIEYRKSKGLEFDSSKKKLNNWFKNKIRNQILNDQSGKVLVLAQESLDMINKIIKFCDESLDKADHWNTIKQQEHQRELLERLKQSGDSDQVETIIVKTKGTEKNVD, translated from the coding sequence ATGTCAGACAAGAGCACATCATCGACAAGACAGGTTGTAACACGACGACAAACCATGCCCACTACTGATATACTTGAAAATCGCTCTAGTGAGTGTGCCCCAAAGGCACACACAGCAACTCCGACAGCTCCTATTGAAGATGACCTTCTCATTGCAGCCACGGCCTTGGAGAAACTCAAACATGATACCCGTCCACAACAGAGCACTCCTCGGCCTTCACAATCTCACAAACTCTTGAATAAAGTCATTTTCCATCCTATAATCTCAAACTCCATAAACTTTGTCTTGGAGAAAGCTAAATCCAAAGACTTGGACCATGGTGGTTGTGATGGTAGTGATGCTATTGTTCAGCGTAGAAGAGCAAGAGCGGAAGATGCGTCGCTTGAAGAGCCGGACCATTCAACtaagaaacaaaagttcTCTAAGGACTCGACTCCGTTGAGGAACCAAATATCTGTGAGATCTGCAACCAAACataaatcaatcaatgatttgagGAATTCCACACTCACTTTAAATATTGAAAGTAGGAAGAAACTTACAATGTTGATACAGTTTCTAAAGTTGGGCAACTACCAACTAAATGAACGTATTGAGAAACTTATCCATTCAGTCGACGAGAAAAGGGATAAACTGGGTGTTTCGAAGGAGGAGTTGAATATACAGCAGATAAAGACGGATATAGTGGCcaccatcaaaaaaatagtaaCGGTGGTGTCTAAGGTTTCTGCTGACTCGTTATCCGAGCCTGCCCGTTCAAAGGTTAAAGATGctattttgaatttaccGACTAATTGGGCTACAATGTTGGACAATCAAGATAATACAATGGACATTCCAAGTagtgatgacgatgatCTAGAAGAGCATGAAGCTGATGAAAAGCGGCAGAAAAGCGAGCATGAATACAATGACGCCAAACAAACAGGCGACGGAAATCAAGGGGAGAAGTTCGTCAAAGAGggagagaaagaaatggaagagAAGGATGAGACAAAAGAGGAAATACCTACAATAACCGTGAATCACAAAACCATGTTCCAGAGGGAGCGTAAAGCATCCATTAGTAGGCGGATTATGAATAGCTTGATCGAATATCGTAAATCAAAAGGTCTAGAGTTTGACTCTAGTAAGAAAAAGCTCAACAACTGGTTCAAGAATAAAataagaaatcaaatattGAATGACCAAAGCGGCAAGGTGCTAGTACTTGCTCAGGAATCTCTTGACATGattaataaaatcatcaagttTTGCGACGAAAGTTTAGACAAGGCTGACCATTGGAATACCATAAAGCAACAGGAACACCAAAGGGAACTATTAGAAAGACTCAAACAAAGTGGCGACTCTGACCAAGTGGAAACTATAATCGTCAAAACAAAGGGAACGGAAAAGAACGTTGATTAA
- a CDS encoding uncharacterized protein (PKUD0D05290; Pfam Domains: Zn_clus(3.3e-11)|Fungal_trans(3.8e-08)), with the protein MTPSDQDKAIKKRNRVPLSCSNCRRKKIKCDRGKPICKMCQAHNFTDCVYYSRSSTVDVQEVVNTLVGNVHTTNNVNGDANEIAAVITGSTIITGNGIHANVQKAPNEDPSAITSIQVEHAVSEQLTSMKSKIESLEKQLSEQKSMNRHNVAFHYSDYSYELIEKVRSFLTSMNLSPFDKIPVFSDCEPTIYFNSKYNNFGPFAWITIIKKDQFLLPIFKKVTQARREIVTNFQKITMSLLNIPDNKNYPKPTVAFEPYTDLNTNTVSSFNHKFSLNPKTLDLTRKIAQELPNKRAIWLFIQRFFKYVYPFVPYLDQETFIDDIERLIDGHSIDDLSKEEKVTYFNVSEHLDLAIIGTLLIVIKFAYESLLSTNREMMDPHNRSKDDQYLLQFTQGDNIVSLTNECLNEFSLIKRCSLPILQLAILFREYQKVDGCDAFQDGDSQIFTGLIIQIGNTIGLNRDPLSNNELTDGKAINLRRKIWYGLISSDNYQYTQTGTPPIIHPSHYDTRLPEFDENSSNVYDLKIERITIENIRKRFEIENKMRSLADLMSNMKQSPNVEHITLCIIDLEAELKHQFGTLDDLLLSNHGNIHHKKLEKVLNFIIYTNTLNLLKPVHMLVYYHCQQRENFEATYYIHNKILSFWMYLLSNLPELVGSSHTYFDIGFDVFLIPGLEVSLHKGLCFFMSTYVKCKIFIDLLKAEGSNDSELVNVVTFFKDNVLIRILSDIYIPILRQLSPKYFYSWRMLKSHQFILKCLRENSIDFSRRTHLFNFIEKLTVTDFKILIKTSDINTYKIGGNSPPWLPSWRNKYRKLQSIFLNEPLFDKGPVFSDELLSIDSSVGKYTLINTVPVNEEEEALEDRRWYEKLYEKMTINFNHRFDPSQVHANSMTMAPAFSPVPLPEKQLTSAPTLQSLKTKPQDLTPGDQQHYHQPQLQHQPQHHLQPLQRLVQQQFIQSSQPQLINTIPNAQSHAQISTSGMPLDGVMPEIPGPVQYIPQTLNHTGPEPLSATRETEDIFYMLDNAMNMDDIFILQ; encoded by the coding sequence ATGACTCCCTCGGACCAAGACAAGGCAAtcaaaaagagaaacagaGTCCCCCTATCGTGTTCCAACTGtagaagaaagaaaatcaaatgtGATCGGGGGAAACCAATCTGTAAGATGTGTCAGGCACATAATTTCACCGATTGTGTCTATTATAGTCGGTCTTCCACTGTTGACGTACAGGAAGTGGTTAACACTTTGGTTGGTAATGTCCATACCACCAACAATGTCAATGGTGATGCTAACGAGATTGCTGCTGTAATTACTGGTAGTACCATCATTACCGGAAATGGCATCCATGCCAATGTCCAAAAAGCGCCCAATGAAGATCCTAGTGCAATTACCTCGATTCAAGTGGAACATGCCGTTTCTGAACAATTGACATCGatgaaatccaaaataGAATCCCTCGAGAAACAACTCAGTGAACAAAAATCCATGAATCGCCATAATGTTGCCTTTCATTATTCGGATTACTCGTatgaattgattgaaaaagttcGGAGTTTCTTAACTTCAATGAATCTGTCCCCATTCGATAAGATCCCTGTATTCTCCGATTGCGAACCAACCATTTatttcaattcaaaatataataaCTTTGGCCCATTTGCTTGGATTACAATTATAAAGAAGGACCAATTTCTATTGCCCATATTTAAAAAAGTGACTCAAGCACGTAGGGAAATCGTTACAAACTtccaaaaaataacaatgtctcttttgaatatcccagataataaaaattaCCCAAAACCAACAGTTGCATTCGAGCCCTACACTGACTTAAACACAAATACGGTTTCAAGTTTCAATCATAAGTTTTCCCTGAATCCAAAAACACTTGATCTAACTCGAAAAATTGCTCAAGAGTTGCCCAATAAAAGAGCAATATGGCTCTTCATCCaaagattcttcaaatatgtTTATCCGTTTGTGCCATATCTTGACCAAGAAacatttattgatgatattgagaGATTGATCGATGGACACAGTATTGACGATTTGtcaaaggaggagaaaGTCACTTATTTCAACGTTAGTGAACATTTGGATTTGGCCATAATTGGAACTTTGCTGATTGTAATAAAATTTGCCTATGAGTCTCTCTTGTCaacaaatagagaaatGATGGACCCACACAATCGTTCAAAGGATGACCAATACTTATTACAATTTACACAAGGTGATAATATAGTGAGTTTAACAAATGAATGTCTTAATGAATTCTCATTAATCAAAAGGTGTTCTTTACCTATACTACAATTGGCAATATTGTTTAGAGAATACCAGAAGGTTGATGGCTGTGATGCGTTTCAAGATGGAGATTCTCAAATATTCACTGGCTTGATTATCCAGATTGGTAATACAATCGGGTTGAATCGGGATCCCTTATCCAATAATGAGTTGACCGACGGTAAGGCTATTAAtttaagaagaaaaatttgGTATGGCTTAATCTCATCCGATAATTATCAATACACCCAAACTGGCACGCCTCCAATTATACACCCTAGTCATTATGACACTAGGTTGCCTGAATTCGATgaaaattcttcaaatgtcTATGATCTGAAAATTGAGAGAAttacaattgaaaatattaggaagagatttgaaattgagaatAAAATGCGATCTCTAGCGGATCTCATGTCTAATATGAAGCAAAGCCCAAATGTTGAGCATATAACCCTCTGTATCATTGACTTGGAGGCTGAATTGAAACATCAGTTTGGTACTTTAGATGATCTACTTCTTTCAAATCATGGAAACATTCATCataaaaaacttgaaaaagttttgaacTTTATCATCTATACAAACACTTTGAATCTATTGAAACCAGTCCATATGCTAGTCTATTACCATTGCCAACAGagagaaaattttgaagcCACCTACTATATTCACAATAAAATATTGTCCTTCTGGATGTATCTTTTAAGTAATTTACCTGAATTAGTAGGCTCAAGCCATACCTACTTTGATATTGGCTTTGATGTATTTCTAATACCTGGGTTAGAAGTTTCTCTGCACAAAGGCTTATGTTTCTTCATGTCAACATATGTTAAGTGTAAAATATTTATTGACTTATTAAAAGCCGAAGGTTCGAATGATTCAGAGCTGGTTAATGTTGttactttttttaaagataaTGTGTTGATTCGGATACTATCGGATATATATATTCCAATATTGAGACAGCTATCACCAAAATATTTCTACTCCTGGCGAATGCTTAAATCTCATcagtttattttgaaatgcTTACGAGAAAACTCAATTGACTTTTCAAGAAGGACACatcttttcaactttattgaaaaattgactGTTACTGACTTTAAGATCTTAATCAAAACATCTGATATCAACACATATAAAATTGGTGGCAACTCACCACCTTGGTTGCCATCTTGGCGTAACAAATACAGGAAATTACAAagcatttttttgaacGAACCATTGTTTGATAAGGGGCCTGTTTTTAGTGATGAATTGTTGTCTATAGACTCTTCTGTGGGAAAATATACCCTAATTAATACTGTCCCAgttaatgaagaagaagaagcgTTAGAAGATAGGAGATGGTACGAAAAGCTGTATGAGAAAATGACTATTAATTTTAACCATCGCTTTGATCCCTCTCAAGTGCACGCCAATTCAATGACAATGGCTCCTGCCTTTTCTCCTGTTCCTTTGCCAGAGAAACAACTCACTAGTGCGCCCACTCTGcaatcattgaaaactaaACCACAGGACTTAACTCCTGGTGACCAACAGCATTATCATCAACCTCAGCTGCAACATCAACCGCAACACCACCTACAGCCTCTTCAACGATTGgtacaacaacaattcaTACAGTCTTCCCAGCCACAACTGATTAATACAATTCCAAATGCACAGTCCCATGCTCAGATATCCACATCCGGCATGCCATTAGATGGAGTGATGCCGGAGATTCCTGGTCCCGTTCAATATATTCCGCAAACACTGAACCATACAGGTCCCGAACCATTGTCCGCCACCAGGGAAACTGAAGACATATTCTATATGTTGGACAATGCAATGAATATGGACGATATATTCATTCTGCAGTGA
- a CDS encoding uncharacterized protein (PKUD0D05300) — MVKLCYLLPLIILSAHSGNAISTELSKPMTRKQKVLGKDHGEYIRKHYAPMKLQLEKRVSYNPKQSILPQNQSLRSKDSELEGAAYSYSVIGGIGNEDKDISENEIKLEKDAFVYSDGSNTLNPMPESSRDNNKKLEMETYRLQKLQSDLMKNDGSIGTQNGIDVGLDVDKNGYKFKEYKDYNDDNSNIANTDGNAGYDGSFHSCSTQSAQSRINTEALTETLEYYLTLGKEKWAGFLATSNCSKFLELFKRLQNKINSASQLDKIEETYSTRELTCANCRDGSKADVNRVYSNFDTPKAYDRENRSSSQKHEVFFEVENHNRTTGTSFDNIAGEKKDQFMSLLQNVVSYWERENAKDILQASRGVAYKDFKLGGDVYNETANVVKQNKIAKTQSEKYNHSSKQREDYYDTPDENDSAATLSRLDEYHSKNSRHRDLLESIHPTDVKTKEQEAWLRANAIRRAQLLQELVNGNHDEKMLQQDLTKYRDENIFLDQDENEFVSNGVKLKPRCSVSYGIFFAVTMLYCLY, encoded by the coding sequence ATGGTTAAGCTTTGCTATTTATTACCTCTAATAATACTGAGCGCACATAGTGGTAACGCAATAAGTACGGAGCTTTCAAAGCCAATGACaaggaaacaaaaggtCTTGGGTAAAGATCATGGAGAATACATCAGGAAACATTATGCACCTATGAAACTACAACTAGAAAAACGTGTCAGTTATAATCCAAAACAAAGCATACTACCTCAAAACCAAAGCCTGCGAAGCAAGGATTCAGAGTTGGAAGGAGCTGCTTATAGTTACTCTGTTATTGGGGGGATTGGGAATGAGGACAAAGATATATCAGAGAATGAGAttaaacttgaaaaagatgCTTTTGTGTATAGCGATGGTAGCAATACATTAAATCCGATGCCTGAATCAAGTCGTGAcaataataaaaaactCGAGATGGAAACTTATAGACTACAGAAACTACAAAGTGATCTGATGAAAAATGATGGCTCCATTGGTACGCAAAATGGCATTGATGTTGGtcttgatgttgataaGAATGGGTATAAGTTTAAGGAGTATAAGGATTATAATGATGATAACAGCAATATTGCTAACACGGATGGTAACGCTGGTTACGATGGTTCCTTCCATAGTTGCAGTACCCAATCAGCCCAATCTCGAATAAATACGGAAGCATTAACGGAAACTTTGGAATACTATCTAACTTtgggaaaagaaaaatgggCAGGGTTTTTAGCTACCAGTAATTGCAGCAAATTTCTGGAATTGTTTAAAAGGCTACAAAATAAGATAAATAGTGCGTCCCAGCTTGataaaatagaagaaacGTACTCAACAAGGGAGCTCACGTGTGCCAATTGTAGAGATGGCAGTAAAGCTGATGTCAACAGAGTGTATAGTAACTTTGATACACCTAAAGCTTACGATCGAGAAAATAGGTCTTCCAGTCAAAAACATGaggttttttttgaagttgaaaatcaCAATCGTACAACTGGAACATCATTCGATAATATAGCTGGCGAAAAAAAAGACCAGTTTATGTCGTTACTGCAAAATGTCGTTAGCTACTgggaaagagaaaatgCAAAGGACATTTTGCAAGCCTCGAGGGGTGTAGCATACAAAGATTTCAAACTAGGCGGAGACGTATACAATGAAACAGCAAATGTGGTGAAACAGAATAAGATTGCAAAAACTCAAAGCGAAAAGTACAATCACTCTTCTAAGCAAAGGGAAGATTATTATGACACTCCTGATGAGAATGACAGCGCTGCAACACTTTCACGTTTAGATGAGtatcattcaaaaaattcaaggCATAGAGACCTTTTAGAAAGTATTCATCCAACTGATGTGAAAACCAAAGAGCAAGAAGCGTGGTTAAGGGCAAATGCAATAAGAAGAGCACAGCTTCTCCAGGAATTAGTAAACGGGAATCACGATGAAAAGATGTTACAACAGGATCTTACAAAATATAGAGACGAAAACATTTTCCTTGAtcaagatgaaaatgaatttGTTAGTAACGGAGTTAAATTGAAACCAAGATGTTCGGTGTCGTATGGCATATTCTTTGCTGTTACAATGTTATATTGCCTATACTAA
- a CDS encoding uncharacterized protein (PKUD0D05310; similar to Saccharomyces cerevisiae YJL082W (IML2) and YKR018C (YKR018C); ancestral locus Anc_1.285) → MLRALGFKSSPALSNEEMNQKIATQALQLEKALKAMDYVLDDRANEAYDLLNDHDTVAISQLAYGVCLFLEATLGFEQDTMKKASEILSKAESLSLKEKSFAEKNQIKSSQIYPPGTEFAVAYAESNLLNALLMLLSENFMEGAKALLKLRRAYQTLDSIKKNLDFDSNSPSASLADLSSYSSFQVEHNDASFVDLPLTMTDQEVKDQKIIDDLDRVYHMRLSRINGSHIGNPPVSESLQSELGGDSNNNLNDKDVLKLGNPSISSVDEYIHSGVNLCFGILQVVLSLIPPAIGKVLSVVGFKGSREVGLKMVWNAAMERNIHGGIGLLALLVFYDGPFQFTDVDFDIPSSSELNKSNSSLMRENDDKLKKIKTNSSSFSRKEIVEEKIQLERMASMNHGETLLHPGEKLVKVLLHARALFPHSNLWLLQESRMLASRGKLNEAVKLMDTAKPSQMKQVDALLGFDRCMILVFLHDFDRAGQDFLDLMKVNSYSHALYTWFAAACYLEAYRMCKTGLIPKGSDVDPKKVDSYASLADRYLHEAPKLIGKKKFLSKIPPFEKFIGRKYKELEEAQRRNPKIPFIDCIQTSLVHELAYFWNGYNRMSQEHLELSIKLLGYSALSSASLPSSSSAASISASAASTTGSPNDLVSSMSSMSIKSNNSLSLSSSPITLALKDSNGKPFAKVPENKEQRMIRIMFQSIALRRLGYITEGMEILDKIVISQLVNSSGKTTKLSDNPYLYPTALYERALFTWKLKGADGLPECMKWLTLSQNYHNDDYELSTRTGMKTKAAIDRLEDLNY, encoded by the coding sequence ATGCTAAGGGCCTTAGGATTTAAATCTTCACCGGCTCTCTCTAATGAGGAGATGAACCAGAAAATTGCAACGCAAGCTTTACAGTTGGAGAAAGCATTGAAGGCAATGGACTATGTCTTGGACGATCGGGCAAATGAGGCATACGATCTCTTGAATGATCATGACACAGTggcaatttctcaattggCTTATGGGGTTTGCCTATTTTTAGAAGCAACATTGGGTTTTGAACAAGATACAATGAAGAAGGCATCTgaaattttatcaaaggcAGAGTCCTTGTCTCTAAAGGAGAAATCATTTGCtgagaaaaatcaaataaagtcATCGCAAATTTATCCGCCGGGGACTGAATTTGCCGTTGCATATGCAGAATCAAATTTGCTTAATGCTTTATTGATGTTATTAAGTGAAAATTTTATGGAAGGTGCAAAAGCTTTACTTAAATTAAGAAGAGCTTATCAAACTCTTGATTCAATTAAGaaaaatttggattttgatTCCAATTCTCCCTCTGCTTCATTGGCCGATTTAAGTAGCTATTCATCTTTCCAAGTGGAACATAATGATGCatcatttgttgatttacCATTAACAATGACTGACCAAGAAGTTAAAGAtcaaaaaatcattgatgatttggataGGGTATATCATATGAGACTCTCCAGAATTAACGGTTCCCACATTGGGAACCCCCCTGTATCGGAATCGTTACAATCCGAATTAGGTGGTGACAGTAATAATAACTTGAATGATAAGGACGTTCTTAAATTGGGTAACCCAAGCATCTCCtctgttgatgaatataTTCACTCAGGTGTTAATCTATGTTTTGGTATCTTACAGGTGGTTTTGTCCTTGATTCCTCCAGCCATTGGTAAGGTCTTGTCTGTTGTTGGTTTCAAAGGTTCCAGAGAAGTCGGGTTGAAAATGGTTTGGAATGCGGCAATGGAACGTAATATTCATGGTGGTATTGGTTTATTGGCATTGTTAGTTTTCTATGATGGACCTTTTCAATTCACCGATGtggattttgatattcctTCATCCTCGGAATTAAATAAGAGTAACTCTTCTTTAATGAGggaaaatgatgataaattgaagaaaatcaaaacaaattctTCGAGCTTTTCAAGGAAGGAAATAGTAGAGGAGAAAATCCAACTTGAAAGAATGGCATCAATGAACCACGGTGAAACTTTGCTACATCCAGGCGAAAAACTGGTCAAGGTGTTATTGCATGCAAGAGCTTTGTTCCCTCATAGTAATCTATGGTTATTACAAGAATCCCGTATGCTTGCCTCGAGGGGTAAGTTGAACGAAGCAGTTAAGCTGATGGATACGGCAAAGCCTTCACAAATGAAACAAGTCGATGCATTACTGGGATTTGATAGGTGCATGATCTTGGTCTTTTTACATGATTTTGATCGAGCAGGTCAAGACTTTCTTGACTTGATGAAAGTCAACTCGTACTCTCATGCCCTTTATACTTGGTTTGCAGCAGCTTGTTATTTGGAAGCATATAGGATGTGTAAGACTGGTCTTATTCCAAAAGGTTCAGATGTTGATCCAAAGAAAGTTGATAGTTATGCTAGTCTGGCAGATAGATATCTACACGAAGCGCCAAAGTTGATCggtaaaaagaaattctTGTCCAAGATCCCTCCTTTTGAGAAGTTCATTGGTCGGAAGTATAAAGAACTAGAGGAAGcacaaagaagaaatccaaaGATACCTTTCATTGACTGTATTCAAACGTCGCTAGTTCATGAGTTGGCTTACTTTTGGAACGGATACAACAGAATGTCTCAGGAACATCTCGAATTATCCATCAAATTACTAGGATATTCTGCCCTGTCATCTGCATCATTACCATCGTCGTCCTCAGCAGCATCCATTTCAGCATCCGCAGCATCTACAACAGGCTCTCCAAATGACCTCGTATCTTCAATGTCAAGCATGTCAATtaaatccaacaattcattatctttatcttcttcCCCAATCACGTTGGCATTGAAAGATTCCAATGGAAAACCATTTGCAAAAGTCCCTGAAAATAAGGAACAGAGAATGATAAGGATCATGTTCCAATCCATTGCATTACGTAGATTAGGCTACATCACCGAGGGAATGGAAATCTTGGATAAAATTGTGATATCTCAATTGGTCAACTCCAGTGGTAAAACCACTAAGCTATCAGACAACCCATACCTCTATCCAACCGCATTATATGAACGTGCTTTATTCACTTGGAAATTAAAGGGCGCTGATGGATTGCCAGAGTGCATGAAATGGCTAACATTGTCCCAGAATTACCataatgatgattatgaACTGAGTACCAGAACAggaatgaaaacaaaggCTGCCATTGATAGACTAGAAGATTTGAACTACTAA